A window of Candidatus Ancaeobacter aquaticus contains these coding sequences:
- a CDS encoding sugar phosphate nucleotidyltransferase, whose protein sequence is MKKNKLDRLLVSANITLKQAMKMLTETAEKILFVTNRNFKLIGTLTDGDIRRGIIKGVKFQDSIENIMQKKFTSVRSNMQNIEQKVKEMMVKNKCEQIPVLNGAGKIVDVYFWTEFLENKTHIVTNSFLDNEVVIMAGGKGVRLDPFTRVFPKPLIPIGNKPVIEHIMEKFYTCGFRKFLYTLNYKKEYIKLFLKENMCDYLIDWVEENEFLGTAGGLQLLENKLKDTFFVVNCDSLLGINYKEVLEWHKEHNAILTIVGSHSEHKIPYGILEMSDEKLINLSEKPTHDYVINTGIYLMEPRILSYLKKGKYMDMNDLISKLINKEKITVYPIYDGWIDIGQWKEYKNAESYMLESETI, encoded by the coding sequence ATGAAAAAAAATAAATTAGATAGATTATTAGTTTCTGCAAATATCACATTAAAGCAAGCAATGAAAATGCTTACGGAGACTGCTGAAAAAATATTATTTGTAACAAATAGAAACTTTAAACTCATTGGTACACTAACGGATGGAGATATTAGGAGAGGTATAATAAAAGGTGTAAAGTTTCAAGATAGTATCGAGAATATCATGCAAAAAAAATTTACTTCAGTACGCTCCAATATGCAGAATATTGAGCAAAAAGTTAAAGAAATGATGGTGAAAAACAAATGTGAGCAAATACCAGTCTTAAACGGTGCAGGGAAAATTGTTGATGTATATTTCTGGACAGAGTTTTTGGAAAATAAAACGCATATAGTTACAAACTCATTTCTTGATAATGAGGTTGTAATTATGGCAGGAGGTAAAGGAGTTAGACTTGATCCTTTTACAAGAGTTTTTCCTAAGCCATTAATACCAATTGGAAACAAACCGGTTATTGAACATATAATGGAAAAGTTTTACACATGTGGGTTTAGGAAGTTTTTGTACACCTTAAACTATAAAAAAGAGTATATAAAATTATTTCTTAAAGAGAATATGTGCGATTATTTAATTGATTGGGTTGAAGAAAATGAATTTTTAGGAACTGCTGGGGGCTTGCAATTACTTGAGAATAAATTAAAAGATACATTTTTCGTTGTTAATTGTGATTCATTACTGGGCATTAATTATAAAGAGGTACTGGAATGGCATAAAGAGCATAATGCTATTTTAACGATAGTGGGAAGTCATAGTGAGCATAAAATACCATATGGTATCTTGGAAATGTCAGATGAAAAACTAATTAATTTATCTGAAAAACCTACTCATGATTATGTGATAAATACTGGGATATACCTCATGGAACCTAGGATTCTATCATACTTGAAGAAGGGAAAGTATATGGACATGAACGACTTAATTTCGAAATTGATAAATAAAGAAAAAATAACTGTATATCCGATATATGATGGATGGATTGACATTGGACAATGGAAAGAATATAAAAATGCAGAAAGTTATATGCTTGAATCAGAAACTATTTGA
- a CDS encoding sugar phosphate isomerase/epimerase family protein — MITVSNIMWGNENNSFYFKLLEKLGCYGIELAPNLMWKEPVEVSDHEVNELRKQINESNLRIISFHALLFTRPDLKLFEDESSRDRLFDYLVNLARLARKLDCPLMVLGSPRNRARGNLTVSEADRIAISFFQRVADRIAGSDVVLCIEPLSKNETDYISSYVDGVRLVKKVNHPNFQLMLDAKSLIIDDVNVKDAVYQSRKYLKHFHVNDPGNSPPGSSGYDHKVFGENLKSIGYSGAISLEVGRNYGMYEDVIRQSVAYVKNKYQGVIEHV, encoded by the coding sequence ATGATTACGGTATCTAACATTATGTGGGGTAATGAGAATAATTCCTTTTATTTTAAACTTTTAGAAAAATTGGGTTGTTATGGAATTGAACTTGCTCCTAATCTGATGTGGAAAGAACCAGTGGAAGTATCCGATCATGAGGTTAACGAATTAAGAAAGCAGATTAATGAGAGCAATCTCAGAATAATTAGTTTTCACGCACTTTTATTTACAAGACCAGACCTTAAGCTCTTTGAAGATGAATCTTCCAGAGATAGATTATTTGATTATCTTGTTAATCTGGCAAGACTTGCAAGAAAACTTGATTGTCCTTTAATGGTTCTTGGTTCGCCGAGAAATAGGGCAAGAGGAAATCTTACTGTTAGTGAGGCCGATCGTATAGCAATTTCTTTTTTTCAAAGGGTTGCAGATAGAATTGCCGGCTCTGATGTAGTTTTGTGTATTGAACCTTTAAGTAAAAATGAGACTGACTATATATCTTCTTATGTAGATGGGGTAAGGCTCGTTAAAAAAGTTAATCACCCTAATTTTCAACTTATGCTAGATGCAAAATCTTTAATAATTGATGATGTTAACGTAAAAGATGCAGTGTATCAATCCCGTAAATATCTTAAACATTTTCATGTAAATGACCCGGGAAATTCCCCTCCAGGGAGTTCTGGGTACGACCATAAAGTATTCGGCGAAAATTTGAAAAGTATTGGTTATTCAGGGGCTATAAGCCTAGAAGTTGGACGTAATTATGGAATGTATGAAGATGTAATTCGACAGAGTGTTGCTTACGTCAAGAATAAATATCAGGGGGTTATAGAACATGTTTAA
- a CDS encoding phosphoglycerate dehydrogenase: MKILVSLTSFCEYDMSPYEMLVNAGYDVVQNHFKRKLINTEIIKLGHDVVGIIAGTEKLDKDVIGRLNNLKVISRCGVGLDNVDISAANNRGIKVLNTPHGPTNAVAELTVGLIFGLLRQIPQMDRLIRVGKWEKRMGSQVKGKNIGIVGYGRIGQKVGELLHGFGAEIAYCDNVVNNHPIGTQLCLPEICSWSDILCLHLSPSSTNMPIIGKNELSLMKKGTWIVNCSRGGVIDEAVLYDMLKNNDLAGAALDVFKDEPYYGSLTELDNVILTPHIGSYARESRIEMEINAVCNLINALKDIKR, from the coding sequence ATGAAAATATTAGTATCGCTTACATCTTTTTGTGAATATGATATGAGCCCATATGAAATGCTTGTCAATGCTGGTTATGATGTTGTTCAAAACCATTTTAAAAGAAAATTGATAAATACTGAAATAATAAAACTCGGGCATGATGTTGTAGGGATTATTGCTGGAACTGAAAAGTTGGATAAAGATGTTATTGGTAGGTTAAATAATCTCAAAGTAATATCCAGATGTGGTGTTGGTCTTGATAATGTGGATATTAGTGCAGCTAATAATAGAGGCATAAAAGTATTAAATACACCTCATGGTCCAACAAATGCTGTTGCCGAGTTAACAGTTGGTTTAATATTTGGTTTGTTGAGACAAATTCCTCAAATGGATCGTCTCATCAGAGTTGGAAAATGGGAAAAAAGAATGGGGAGCCAAGTTAAGGGTAAAAACATTGGAATTGTCGGGTACGGGCGCATAGGTCAAAAAGTTGGTGAGCTTTTACATGGTTTTGGTGCAGAAATTGCTTACTGTGATAATGTAGTGAACAATCATCCCATAGGGACACAGTTGTGTTTGCCGGAAATTTGTTCGTGGTCGGATATTTTGTGCTTGCATTTATCCCCATCAAGCACAAATATGCCGATTATTGGGAAAAATGAACTTTCTCTTATGAAGAAAGGAACCTGGATAGTAAATTGTTCTAGAGGTGGAGTTATTGATGAAGCAGTTCTTTACGATATGTTGAAAAATAATGACTTAGCAGGTGCTGCACTCGATGTTTTTAAAGATGAACCATATTACGGTTCTCTTACAGAACTAGATAATGTTATATTAACTCCGCATATAGGATCGTATGCACGTGAGAGCAGAATTGAAATGGAAATAAACGCTGTTTGTAATTTAATTAATGCTTTGAAAGATATTAAAAGGTAA
- a CDS encoding oligosaccharide flippase family protein, with protein MNIKTEHTLNKRYFYKICANIVTFGIGIISQAFVARGLGPSSYGSYSFLTNFFSQLTNFFNMGSSTAFYTKLSNSQKDYTLVLFYFRLVILVGISVIGFVICANITSIDSRIWPNQSILYVYLAAFFGLFAWVVQVINSMADAYGLTVSAEIAKIIQKLIGLLFLSILFFTGKLSLVNYFLYQYFIFLLLSILVVKIIYQSKCFPKNSWKISLDALRSHVKSFYTYCHPLFIYSSAALICVVMDRWMLEKFSGSVQQGFYGFSYQIGVVCFLFTSAMTPLLMREFSISFGKNDISKMAIFFRTYIPVLYSIAAFFSCFIVFQASKVIYILGGDKYKEALWVVTIMALYPIHQTYGQLSASVFYSSGQTQLFRNIGVIFLLIGMPVTYFLIAPNNLGGLNMGAIGLAVKMVVIQFLVVNVQLFFNAKFLKISFWKYFMHQILTLVCLLFFSYLVTVSVEFFLGSSGKYIQSILISGVVYTIIVFIIFYIYPPLFGLKRIDINKARNLLISKFRNNIVNNKL; from the coding sequence ATGAATATAAAGACTGAACATACACTTAATAAAAGATATTTTTATAAAATATGCGCAAATATTGTAACCTTTGGCATCGGTATAATATCTCAAGCGTTTGTGGCAAGAGGGCTTGGCCCATCATCTTATGGAAGTTATAGCTTTTTGACAAATTTCTTCAGTCAATTGACAAATTTTTTTAATATGGGGAGCTCTACTGCTTTTTATACGAAACTTTCAAATTCTCAAAAAGACTACACTCTTGTCTTGTTTTATTTTCGTTTGGTGATCTTAGTAGGGATAAGTGTAATCGGTTTCGTCATATGTGCAAATATAACTTCAATTGACAGTAGAATCTGGCCAAATCAGAGTATTTTATATGTTTATTTAGCAGCATTTTTTGGCCTATTTGCGTGGGTTGTGCAAGTAATTAACAGTATGGCAGATGCATATGGCTTAACTGTTTCAGCAGAAATCGCCAAGATCATTCAGAAGCTTATTGGTTTATTGTTTTTATCTATACTTTTTTTTACCGGAAAGTTGAGTTTAGTAAATTATTTTCTTTATCAGTATTTTATTTTTCTTTTACTATCAATTCTTGTAGTAAAAATTATATATCAAAGTAAGTGTTTTCCTAAGAATAGTTGGAAAATATCATTAGATGCATTAAGATCGCATGTAAAAAGTTTTTACACATATTGTCATCCACTATTTATATATTCATCCGCGGCTTTAATATGTGTTGTTATGGATAGGTGGATGTTAGAAAAGTTTAGTGGTAGTGTGCAGCAGGGTTTTTATGGGTTCTCGTATCAAATAGGAGTTGTATGTTTTCTCTTTACAAGCGCGATGACACCATTATTAATGAGAGAATTTTCAATTTCTTTTGGTAAAAATGATATTAGTAAAATGGCAATATTCTTTCGTACATACATTCCTGTCTTATATTCAATTGCCGCATTTTTTTCATGCTTTATAGTATTCCAAGCAAGCAAAGTGATTTATATACTCGGGGGGGATAAGTATAAAGAGGCTTTATGGGTGGTAACAATTATGGCTCTTTACCCAATTCATCAAACTTACGGTCAATTAAGTGCGTCGGTATTCTATTCTTCCGGTCAAACACAATTGTTTCGTAATATAGGTGTTATATTTTTATTAATAGGTATGCCTGTAACATATTTTCTAATTGCGCCGAACAATTTAGGCGGACTTAATATGGGCGCCATTGGATTGGCTGTAAAGATGGTAGTCATACAATTCTTAGTAGTTAATGTGCAGTTATTTTTTAATGCAAAGTTCCTTAAAATATCGTTTTGGAAATATTTTATGCATCAGATATTAACTTTAGTGTGCTTGTTGTTTTTTTCATATCTAGTGACAGTCTCTGTCGAGTTTTTTTTAGGATCAAGTGGTAAATATATACAAAGTATACTTATTTCGGGTGTAGTTTATACTATTATAGTATTTATTATATTTTACATTTATCCGCCATTATTTGGGTTGAAAAGGATAGACATTAATAAAGCGAGAAATTTATTAATAAGTAAGTTTAGGAATAATATAGTAAACAATAAATTGTAA
- a CDS encoding NAD(P)-dependent oxidoreductase yields the protein MKDIKKKNKLKVIVFGGAGFVGSHVADFLSERGHDVIIFDIRESPYLKSNQIMIVGDILDRDAVDKAIKGCSVVYNFSGIADIDEAIKKPVETVSYNILGNTYIMDSCVANKVERFMYASSLYVYSDSGSFYRSSKQACELLLENYHKVYGLNYTIMRYGSLYGERSGENNFIHKILKEALVYGTITRDGDGEEIREYIHIYDAARCSVDALDNEYNNEIVIVTGSQQIKIKDLLDMIKEMMHDNVNIKYVESKSDCHYKITPYQFHPKIGRRMISSYYLDLGQGLLHCLSDLHKAHIKH from the coding sequence ATGAAAGATATAAAGAAAAAAAATAAATTAAAAGTAATTGTGTTCGGTGGCGCAGGTTTTGTGGGTAGTCATGTAGCAGACTTTCTTTCTGAAAGAGGACATGATGTCATTATATTTGATATCAGAGAATCTCCCTATCTAAAAAGTAATCAGATTATGATTGTTGGCGATATTCTTGACAGAGACGCTGTCGACAAAGCGATAAAGGGCTGTTCCGTTGTTTATAATTTTTCGGGGATCGCAGATATTGATGAGGCAATAAAAAAACCAGTTGAAACTGTTTCCTATAATATCCTTGGAAATACATACATAATGGATAGTTGTGTAGCGAACAAAGTCGAGAGGTTTATGTATGCAAGTTCTCTCTATGTATATAGTGATTCCGGTTCTTTTTACAGAAGCAGTAAGCAGGCTTGTGAGTTGCTATTAGAAAATTATCATAAAGTATACGGATTAAATTATACTATTATGCGTTATGGCTCTCTATACGGTGAAAGATCGGGAGAGAATAATTTCATACATAAGATCTTAAAAGAGGCATTGGTTTATGGAACTATTACTAGGGATGGTGACGGCGAAGAAATAAGAGAGTATATTCATATATACGATGCAGCACGATGTTCTGTAGATGCACTAGATAATGAATATAATAATGAGATAGTGATTGTTACAGGCAGTCAACAGATAAAAATCAAAGATCTATTGGATATGATAAAAGAGATGATGCACGATAATGTAAATATAAAATATGTTGAATCAAAATCTGACTGTCATTATAAAATTACGCCATATCAGTTCCATCCAAAAATAGGCAGACGTATGATATCAAGTTATTATTTAGATTTAGGCCAGGGATTGTTGCATTGTCTTTCAGATCTTCATAAAGCGCATATAAAACATTGA
- a CDS encoding acylneuraminate cytidylyltransferase family protein gives MNVLAFIPARGGSKGIIKKNLVLLNGKPLIQYTIEAAQHSKYVNDIILSSDDPEIIEFSETLGLKVSYVRPSELATDESPTIDAIIDVLEWYSKTGRQMPDCVLTLQPTSPLRESTDIDKAVELYVSKNSKSLISVHQCRENPVLNLELRDDSWSFVLNANRKKYRRQLCGNYCHINGAIYITNTEFILREKTLISERETELFLMDADKSIDIDDMFDLRLAEYYLKYSK, from the coding sequence ATGAATGTGTTAGCGTTTATTCCGGCTAGGGGTGGTTCCAAGGGAATTATTAAAAAAAATTTAGTGCTTTTGAATGGCAAGCCACTCATACAATATACAATTGAAGCAGCTCAACATAGTAAGTATGTTAATGATATTATTTTATCTAGTGATGATCCTGAAATAATAGAATTTAGTGAGACGCTAGGTTTAAAGGTGTCATACGTTAGGCCATCAGAATTAGCAACTGATGAGTCTCCAACAATAGATGCAATAATCGATGTGCTAGAATGGTACTCAAAAACTGGGAGACAAATGCCTGATTGCGTTTTGACTTTACAGCCTACGTCTCCGCTTAGAGAATCTACAGACATAGATAAGGCTGTAGAATTGTATGTTTCAAAAAACAGTAAAAGTCTAATTAGCGTGCATCAGTGTAGAGAGAATCCTGTCCTAAATTTAGAGTTGAGAGATGATTCATGGAGCTTTGTATTGAACGCCAATAGAAAAAAGTATAGGCGACAGCTTTGTGGTAATTATTGCCATATTAATGGTGCAATATATATAACCAATACAGAATTTATTTTAAGAGAGAAAACTTTGATTTCCGAGCGCGAAACTGAATTATTTCTTATGGATGCAGATAAAAGCATTGATATTGATGATATGTTTGATTTAAGGCTTGCAGAGTATTATCTAAAATATTCTAAATAA
- a CDS encoding HAD-IA family hydrolase: protein MIKTIVFDFDGVIVDSVNVKTEAFATLFKHRGEKVVKKVVDYHLKNGGVSRSEKFKYYYKSILRESLSTETYDRLCSDFASLVVEEVVRAPFIVGAKEFLENNSNKYRFYIVSGTPEEELKRIVKEKQLTRYFAEAYGSPREKADLLSLVVKREQCVASEVIFIGDAATDYNAAKKVNVNFVYVGVKPHEYNCLAIKDLNSLELAINHVENKQ, encoded by the coding sequence ATGATTAAGACGATAGTATTTGATTTTGATGGGGTTATTGTTGACTCTGTTAATGTAAAGACCGAAGCTTTTGCGACACTCTTTAAGCATAGAGGTGAGAAAGTCGTTAAAAAGGTTGTGGATTACCATTTGAAAAATGGTGGAGTATCGCGCTCAGAGAAGTTTAAGTATTATTATAAGAGTATTCTTAGAGAAAGTCTCAGTACTGAAACATATGATAGACTTTGCAGTGATTTTGCCTCACTTGTTGTAGAAGAGGTTGTAAGGGCTCCCTTTATTGTTGGGGCAAAAGAATTTCTTGAAAATAATTCAAATAAATATCGTTTCTATATTGTTTCTGGGACACCGGAAGAGGAGCTTAAAAGAATTGTTAAAGAGAAACAGTTAACTCGATATTTTGCAGAGGCATACGGATCACCAAGAGAAAAAGCTGATCTGCTGTCTTTAGTTGTTAAAAGAGAACAGTGCGTTGCTTCTGAGGTAATATTTATTGGTGATGCTGCGACTGATTATAATGCAGCAAAGAAGGTAAATGTAAATTTTGTTTATGTTGGTGTGAAGCCACATGAATATAACTGTTTAGCGATAAAAGATTTAAATTCACTTGAGTTGGCTATTAATCATGTAGAAAATAAACAGTAA
- a CDS encoding histidinol-phosphate transaminase, with protein sequence MFKVKDNIRDVHRVEDSYVDRSTLIRLDKNERSIPFKEKDLKVLKEYINSLTICGYPQPDPLYKKLATYLNVDRENLYITTGSDLAIKTVFETFINDGDSILMHSPSYAMYSIYADIFGVKKIEVPFANNLSFDLYDFIDKINDKISMVVLENPNGFVGVEFLEKDIITLIKKAQKTQTLVIIDEAYFHFCRTSVINYVQDFDNLIIIRTFSKAFSMAGVRLGYIVANNELVSMLTKVKPMHEVTGLAIAIGEYMLEKIDIMENYVKMIEDSKEYIARRAKEKGYEVFLAHTNFFLLKLTEGMQSQYFKDEMYKRNILVRRPFTQDFLKGWVRITIGNKEQMQCFIEAVGDVLL encoded by the coding sequence ATGTTTAAAGTAAAAGATAATATAAGAGATGTTCATAGGGTAGAGGACTCTTACGTAGATAGGAGCACTTTGATAAGACTAGACAAAAATGAGAGATCGATTCCTTTTAAAGAAAAAGATTTAAAAGTGCTGAAGGAATACATTAATTCATTGACCATTTGCGGATATCCACAGCCTGATCCTCTCTATAAAAAATTGGCTACTTATTTAAATGTTGATAGGGAGAACTTGTATATTACGACAGGGTCAGACCTTGCAATAAAAACGGTTTTTGAAACTTTTATTAATGATGGTGATTCTATTCTGATGCATTCGCCTTCTTACGCCATGTATAGCATTTATGCTGATATATTTGGTGTGAAAAAAATTGAGGTGCCGTTTGCAAATAACTTATCTTTTGATCTGTATGATTTTATCGATAAGATAAATGATAAAATCAGCATGGTGGTTTTAGAGAATCCGAATGGTTTTGTCGGTGTTGAATTTTTAGAAAAAGATATTATAACACTTATAAAAAAAGCACAAAAAACACAAACACTTGTCATTATAGATGAGGCCTATTTTCATTTTTGTAGAACCAGTGTTATTAATTATGTGCAAGATTTTGACAATTTGATAATAATACGAACGTTTTCAAAGGCGTTTTCAATGGCGGGAGTTAGATTGGGGTATATTGTAGCAAACAATGAGCTTGTAAGTATGCTGACAAAAGTAAAACCTATGCATGAGGTAACGGGGTTAGCAATTGCTATTGGCGAGTACATGCTGGAAAAGATTGATATTATGGAAAATTATGTAAAAATGATAGAGGATTCAAAAGAATATATTGCCAGAAGAGCAAAAGAAAAGGGATATGAAGTGTTTCTAGCACACACAAATTTCTTTTTACTTAAACTAACTGAGGGGATGCAATCACAGTATTTTAAAGATGAAATGTACAAGAGAAATATTTTAGTAAGAAGACCTTTTACTCAGGATTTTCTTAAAGGATGGGTGAGAATTACTATAGGAAATAAAGAGCAAATGCAGTGCTTTATTGAGGCTGTAGGTGATGTGTTATTATGA
- a CDS encoding radical SAM protein, with amino-acid sequence MMGINVNSNIHSIAKKRNPQEDDSTYREYRKKWESNPVNYLVSDFPLFIDIEVTNNCNLKCKFCATTYFNSEVKRGYIEYDLVKRIIDEGKNNGLYGVKFNDRGEPLLHKDILKMVKYAKEAGLVDVYFNTNAMLLNEEVQLGIIDAGLDRISISVEGTDKEFYEKNRVGANFDRVVENIKNLQDLKKKKGVLKPFLRVQSVRLDEIERNKEQYSSFWGQIADEVCLIDFKEEKEESNRLKDFQSNWACHQLFQRMVVWWDGTILPCNEDDRGKLSLGNVKNITIKQAWNSVYLNLLREKHKCGKAHEVASCNGCYLRDSEIKKLLIKRGELK; translated from the coding sequence ATGATGGGAATTAACGTAAATTCAAATATTCATTCAATTGCAAAAAAGCGTAATCCTCAAGAGGATGATTCAACTTATCGTGAATATAGAAAGAAATGGGAGTCTAATCCTGTAAATTATTTAGTAAGTGACTTTCCATTATTTATTGATATAGAGGTAACTAATAACTGCAATTTGAAATGCAAATTTTGCGCGACCACATATTTTAATAGTGAAGTAAAGCGTGGGTATATTGAATATGATCTAGTGAAAAGAATCATTGATGAAGGTAAAAATAATGGGCTTTATGGTGTTAAATTTAATGATCGAGGAGAACCTTTGCTTCATAAAGATATCTTGAAAATGGTGAAGTATGCTAAGGAAGCTGGGCTTGTCGATGTTTATTTTAATACAAATGCTATGCTTCTGAATGAAGAAGTTCAATTAGGTATTATAGACGCTGGTTTAGATCGCATATCTATTTCTGTTGAGGGAACTGATAAGGAGTTCTATGAAAAAAATAGGGTTGGAGCCAATTTTGATAGAGTTGTTGAGAATATCAAAAATCTTCAAGATTTAAAAAAGAAAAAAGGTGTTTTAAAGCCATTTTTAAGAGTTCAGTCTGTTAGACTAGATGAAATTGAAAGAAATAAGGAGCAGTATAGTTCTTTTTGGGGGCAAATTGCTGATGAGGTGTGTTTAATTGATTTTAAGGAAGAAAAGGAAGAAAGTAATCGTCTCAAAGATTTTCAGTCTAATTGGGCTTGTCATCAACTTTTCCAAAGAATGGTCGTATGGTGGGACGGAACTATTCTTCCATGTAATGAAGACGATCGAGGAAAGCTGAGTCTTGGAAATGTAAAAAACATTACGATTAAGCAAGCCTGGAATTCAGTGTATCTTAATTTATTGAGAGAGAAACATAAGTGCGGAAAGGCTCATGAGGTTGCAAGTTGTAACGGATGTTATCTCAGAGATAGTGAAATTAAGAAATTGCTGATTAAAAGAGGAGAATTGAAATGA
- the neuC gene encoding UDP-N-acetylglucosamine 2-epimerase, whose amino-acid sequence MRKIAIITGSRAEYGLLYCIIKAVHKDPVLKLQLMVTGMHLSPEFGLTVNRIEKDGFPITEKIEILLSSDTPQSISSSMGLGTILFGNAYERIKPDIILVLGDRFEIFSAVSAAVPFRIPVAHIHGGETTEGAIDESFRHAITKMSHIHFASTKVYRKRIMQMGERKENIFCFGAPGIENIVKLPLKNRSIYKNIGIPEGKKYGIVTYHPVTLEKNKAKQHIDALLKSLDRYQDMYWLFSLPNADTEGRIILKRIEEYTKTRIKNTKIIESIGQLHYLSLLKYASIMVGNSSSGIIEAPSFHLPVVNIGNRQKGRIRANNVIDVKGCRDENIAEAIKIAISPQFKNSLSAIKNPYGNGNTSKQIVEVLKSINMGESLLKKKFFDIEQ is encoded by the coding sequence ATGCGTAAAATCGCGATAATAACAGGATCAAGAGCTGAATATGGATTGCTTTATTGTATTATTAAAGCTGTACATAAAGATCCAGTGTTAAAATTGCAGCTCATGGTAACAGGAATGCATCTATCTCCTGAATTTGGGTTAACAGTTAATCGTATAGAAAAAGATGGATTTCCTATAACTGAGAAGATAGAAATATTACTTTCATCAGATACACCTCAAAGCATATCTTCATCAATGGGGCTTGGTACGATCCTTTTTGGGAATGCTTATGAGCGTATTAAACCGGATATTATTCTCGTTTTGGGAGATCGTTTTGAGATATTCTCTGCAGTGTCTGCTGCTGTACCTTTCAGAATTCCTGTTGCTCATATACATGGAGGGGAAACAACGGAAGGAGCTATTGACGAAAGTTTTAGGCACGCAATTACAAAGATGAGTCATATTCATTTTGCATCAACAAAAGTATATAGAAAGAGAATCATGCAAATGGGCGAAAGAAAAGAAAATATTTTTTGCTTTGGGGCACCAGGGATCGAAAATATCGTTAAGCTCCCGTTAAAAAACAGAAGCATTTATAAAAATATTGGCATTCCTGAGGGTAAAAAATATGGCATTGTAACATATCACCCTGTGACATTAGAAAAGAATAAAGCAAAACAACATATAGATGCTTTATTAAAATCTTTGGATAGATATCAGGATATGTATTGGCTTTTTTCTTTGCCGAATGCAGACACTGAAGGAAGAATAATATTAAAGCGCATTGAAGAATATACAAAAACAAGGATTAAGAACACTAAAATAATAGAGTCTATTGGACAGTTGCATTATTTGTCACTCTTAAAATATGCATCTATTATGGTTGGAAATTCATCGAGTGGCATCATAGAAGCGCCATCATTTCATTTGCCGGTAGTAAACATAGGAAACAGGCAAAAGGGGAGGATACGAGCAAACAATGTTATTGATGTCAAAGGATGTAGGGATGAAAATATTGCTGAAGCAATAAAAATTGCAATATCCCCTCAATTTAAGAATAGTTTATCGGCGATAAAAAATCCATACGGTAATGGTAATACCAGTAAACAAATAGTAGAGGTGCTCAAGAGCATTAATATGGGAGAGAGTCTGCTCAAGAAGAAATTCTTTGATATTGAACAGTAA
- a CDS encoding DapH/DapD/GlmU-related protein — protein MRERYICYDNVTIGANKQIEPYAIIGQIGKNGNDRECLVIGDNVYIGSRVTICKGVTIGNNVELRDGVFIARKNLIGNNCRFGPKTVIEYGNKIGDRVRIHSHSFVERVIIESDVFIGPHVVFTDDIHPACPRYEECSCETHIESYVSIGANVTIVPGIRIGTHSQIFAGAVVTKDVEAFSVIAGNPAKKIKDIKDLKCHKGFFERPFMWWGDHERYKEKK, from the coding sequence ATGAGAGAAAGATATATTTGTTATGATAATGTAACAATCGGGGCTAATAAGCAGATAGAACCATATGCAATTATTGGTCAGATCGGAAAAAATGGAAACGATAGAGAATGTTTGGTTATTGGCGATAATGTATATATTGGTTCAAGAGTAACAATATGCAAGGGAGTTACAATTGGAAATAATGTTGAATTGAGAGATGGCGTATTTATAGCACGAAAAAATCTAATTGGCAACAATTGCCGATTCGGCCCAAAGACTGTAATAGAATATGGCAACAAAATTGGTGACAGGGTAAGAATTCATTCACATAGTTTTGTTGAGCGAGTGATAATTGAATCAGATGTTTTTATTGGCCCACATGTTGTTTTTACTGATGATATTCATCCTGCATGCCCACGATACGAGGAATGCTCATGTGAAACACATATTGAATCTTATGTTTCGATAGGGGCTAATGTTACTATTGTGCCCGGAATAAGAATAGGAACACATAGTCAGATCTTTGCGGGTGCAGTTGTGACAAAGGATGTAGAGGCATTTTCTGTTATTGCGGGCAATCCTGCAAAAAAGATTAAGGATATAAAAGATCTAAAATGTCATAAGGGTTTTTTTGAAAGGCCTTTTATGTGGTGGGGGGACCATGAAAGATATAAAGAAAAAAAATAA